The sequence below is a genomic window from Chloroflexota bacterium.
CCAACGGCGTGATGGGCTCCCACATCCTCGAAGCCCCCGGCGGCACCTTCACCAAGCTCCACCGCCATGGGCCCGCGGCCCATGTGCTCTGGATCCGCGGCGAAGGCTATTCGGTCCTGTGGCCGGACGGCGGCGAAGACAACAAGATCAAAGAGGACTGGAAGGTGGGCACGCTTATCGTGCCGCCGACGTGGTGGTGGCACCAGCACTGCATCACCAGCCGCGAGCCGGGGCGTCACCTCGCCCTCAAGCTGAGCAGCCGGAAGAACATGGTCAGCCGCTTCCACGAGCGCACGATGGTCAGCACCAAGAAGGGCGGCCAACAGATGGACTATGACGACATCCCCCCGGAGACCATGGCCGAGTTGAAACGGATTTTCCTCGAGGAGTGCGCAAAAAAGGGCACGCCCGTGGATCCGGATATGGGCCCGATTATCGGGGGATAGGCTCAGCCGTACTTCTTGACGATTCCCTCGACAGTTCCGAGGCCCTTCTGAAGATCTTCGGCGCTCATGACCGGGGTCATCTCGATTTCGGCGTCGAGTCCAAAAAAGAAGCGCTCGGCCACTTCTGCCACCTGGGACGACTCGGTCATGTTGATCACGAAGAAGCCGGCCCGGTCGCCCAGCTCGGGATAGAAGTACGCCGCCTCGGGCTTCAGGTCCTCCTGCAGCATCTGCATGACCTTCGCGACCCGACCGCTTCGCAGCGCGTCGTTGCCAACGTCGGTCGGGAATCGGAACTTCACCATCATGCGCATCGCACTCTCCTCACGTGGTGTAGGATGGGGACGTTCGCGGGTCAGATCGAGAACCTCTTATCGGGGACAAGGGATTATGCAGGAATCGGACGAGCAGCGTGAGATCGCGACCTTTGGCGGCGGCTGCTTCTGGTGCCTGGAGGCCGTGTTTCTCCAGCTCCGCGGCGTTGAGCGCGTCGTGTCCGGCTACGCCGGCGGTCATGTCGCGAATCCATCCTACGAGCAGGTATGTACCGGCGCCACCGGTCACGCGGAGGTCACGCAGGTCACCTTCGACCCCACGGTGACTTCCTATCGCGATCTCCTGGACGTCTTCTTCACCATCCACGATCCGACGACACTCAATCGCCAGGGACACGACGTCGGCACGCAGTACCGGTCCATCATCCTCTATCACACCGCCGAGCAGCACGCGGCCGCCCAGCAGACGATCGCCGCCCTAACCGAGCGGGGCCTGTTCGATGCGCCCATTGTGACCGCCGTCGAGCCGCTGACTGCCTTTTACCCGGCCGAGGAATATCACCAGAACTATTTCGCGCGCAACCCATTCCAGCCCTACTGCCAGGTCGTCGTCGCGCCGAAAGTCGCGAAAGCCCGGAAGGACTTCATCGAGAAGCTGAAGCGCTGAGCTGCCCGCTACTGGCGAATTCCCCGGACGCTCGGCATGCCGACACCGACCACGGCCACGCCCGCGAGGCACGCCAATCCCATCAGGGCGATCGTGTGCGGTGAACCGATGGCGGCGGCCAGGGCACCCGCGAGGATGCCGCCAAGGGTGAGGGCCACCTGGCTCTGCTGGTACATGCTCATCACGCGTCCCCGGATCTCGGGCTCGGCATGGCGCTGAAGAACGGTGTTGATGAGCACCGTGCACGTGACACTGCACGCGCCAATCACGACCATGAGGACCATGGACAGGCCAAAGTCGGCCGACAGGCCAAACGCCGTTTCGGCCACGGCCAGGAGAGCCCCGCCGATCAGCATCACCGGACCTTTGGGGAATCGATCGCCCTGGCCAGCTACGACGAACGCGCTCGCCAGCGCTCCGAGGCC
It includes:
- a CDS encoding DUF3303 family protein; protein product: MRMMVKFRFPTDVGNDALRSGRVAKVMQMLQEDLKPEAAYFYPELGDRAGFFVINMTESSQVAEVAERFFFGLDAEIEMTPVMSAEDLQKGLGTVEGIVKKYG
- the msrA gene encoding peptide-methionine (S)-S-oxide reductase MsrA, translated to MQESDEQREIATFGGGCFWCLEAVFLQLRGVERVVSGYAGGHVANPSYEQVCTGATGHAEVTQVTFDPTVTSYRDLLDVFFTIHDPTTLNRQGHDVGTQYRSIILYHTAEQHAAAQQTIAALTERGLFDAPIVTAVEPLTAFYPAEEYHQNYFARNPFQPYCQVVVAPKVAKARKDFIEKLKR